From Chryseobacterium gallinarum, one genomic window encodes:
- a CDS encoding RagB/SusD family nutrient uptake outer membrane protein has protein sequence MKKIFTIYSCVILIILTSCSKEWLEEKQDIKLIVPTTLNDFDLLLNTSAFEQDGRGSTENGSDEADYTLAQFNALPFPFQRNLATWTVTEFEQLSTNQNEWNIAYSQIQVCNVVLTGLDKIVRDENNKELYDRIKGTALYHRSRQFLNLAMTFCKYYDARSSTSDLGIPLKLTDDIEEPIFRSTLEETYQRIVQDLLIASEILPIEKLSATHIAKGGAFALLARSYLYMDNFRDAKNAADSSYKYHNYIEDYNALNPAASRPLNIQSKEMHIPLNPRMSVGYATVGRINQDLYNSYDGNDLRKVLFFKKETDGRYSFKGHYRAALFSGTSTPEILLIGAESRARLGDSKGAIHQLNILLEKRFKTGQFVPYYAGTANETLDIILSERRKELLTRCLRWQDLKRLNRDPRYAKTLTRTIGDQTYSLPAGDPRYVLPIPQFIINFNGITQNEQ, from the coding sequence ATGAAAAAGATATTTACTATTTATTCATGTGTTATTCTTATTATTCTTACTTCCTGTTCCAAGGAATGGCTTGAAGAAAAACAGGACATCAAACTTATTGTTCCCACAACATTGAACGATTTTGACCTGTTGTTAAACACCTCAGCATTTGAACAGGATGGCCGTGGTTCGACGGAAAACGGTTCCGATGAAGCAGATTATACATTAGCACAGTTTAATGCTTTACCATTCCCTTTTCAGCGGAATTTGGCAACATGGACCGTTACAGAATTTGAGCAACTTTCAACAAATCAGAATGAATGGAATATCGCTTACAGTCAGATTCAGGTTTGTAATGTTGTTCTGACCGGACTCGATAAGATTGTACGAGACGAAAACAATAAAGAGCTGTATGATCGTATAAAAGGTACAGCACTCTATCATCGTTCACGGCAATTTCTAAATTTAGCGATGACCTTTTGTAAGTATTATGACGCTAGGAGTTCGACGAGTGATTTAGGTATTCCACTTAAGCTAACTGATGACATCGAAGAGCCAATTTTTAGGTCCACTTTGGAAGAAACCTATCAAAGAATTGTTCAGGATCTGCTCATTGCTTCGGAAATTCTACCTATTGAAAAGTTATCAGCAACCCACATCGCAAAAGGTGGAGCGTTTGCTTTATTGGCACGCTCTTACCTTTACATGGATAATTTTAGAGATGCAAAAAATGCTGCCGATTCAAGCTATAAGTATCATAATTATATTGAAGATTATAATGCTTTAAATCCTGCTGCATCTCGTCCTTTAAATATTCAGAGCAAAGAAATGCATATTCCATTGAACCCCAGGATGAGTGTTGGCTATGCTACGGTCGGTAGGATCAATCAGGATCTCTATAACAGTTACGATGGTAATGATCTGAGAAAAGTACTGTTCTTTAAAAAAGAAACAGACGGAAGATATTCTTTCAAGGGACATTACAGAGCTGCGCTTTTTTCGGGAACTTCGACGCCAGAAATTTTACTAATTGGTGCTGAATCTAGAGCCAGACTTGGGGATAGTAAAGGCGCAATACATCAACTTAATATATTATTGGAAAAAAGATTTAAGACAGGACAATTTGTACCTTATTATGCTGGAACCGCTAATGAAACATTAGACATTATTTTAAGTGAACGAAGAAAAGAGCTGCTGACCAGATGTCTCCGGTGGCAAGACCTAAAAAGATTAAATCGTGATCCTCGGTACGCTAAAACACTTACAAGAACCATCGGTGATCAGACCTATAGCTTACCTGCAGGAGATCCACGGTATGTGCTGCCAATTCCTCAATTTATTATAAATTTTAACGGGATTACCCAAAATGAACAATAA
- a CDS encoding SusC/RagA family TonB-linked outer membrane protein, with translation MNNHVFKQRLLYTTGPKNRQKVKRVLLLFLLASGLHYPYEVSAQSINLSLKKAPLSKAIESIKKQTNYDFAYNDRLLRDKKPVTAEFNNVPFEKALQQLLSGQDIIYEIIDGTIILKEKKQPKKAAPANPEKTDPVRGRVFDEKGQPLAGATIQVKGTNFITTSDNSGSFELPDEYAQSELQISYLGFSQTEVAAKDADRIVLTTNSNRIEEVSVVASGYQSIPRERATGSFSKVDNATFNRQVSTDVISRLKGIAPSILFDERSGSPKLTIRGQATIFGNDQPLIVVDNFPYEGDINNINPNDIEDIDILKDAAAASIWGVRAGNGVIVIKTKKGRADQPINIGFTANVTIGQKPDLNYIPQIKPTDFIDIEKMLFEKGFYDDVIGNTASNNPYSPVVSILNDQRNGKLTEQQATNRIDALRQYNLRDDMSKYLYRPALKQQYAINLNGGTNKYTYYFSAGYDKNQNSEKESGFSRVSLNSNQVFRPNEKLELSAALSYNQNSQSISNVVSMLSNMGQQLMYPYARLVDNTGDPAVVIKEYSTVLKQKALSEGLLNWDFVPLDELNYQDNKSKQSEIRLNTAIKYSIFPSLSAEARLQYENQIGNGRNYYDQQSYFMRNLINLYTSIDNGAVQRNIPLGGMLDNSHSQLNSINGRFQINFDQKWNKHQLNAIAGFEVREAKITGNSSRMYGFDPNVGSSTMVDYLTQFSLYGNGGQASIATGNDYTETLDRMRSYYVNGAYNYDLRYILSASARIDQSNLFGVNTNQKSVPLWSVGGKWNVDKEKFFHLDWLSSLSLRSTFGYSGNLDRSITAYTTAKLSSNSINQMPAAYLLNPPNRNLRWEKNRMWNMGVDFATKNNRISGSVEYFNRKGTDLIGNGPLDPTTGFISFRGNLADMKGKGVDIEINSTNLQYKDFTWKTVALFSLAKDKVMKYQRSTTIDNFITDNSIYRNASAYSPVVGRPLFGIYSYPWAGLDPETGQAKGYLENQPSAEYTLIKQYLSQDPENNLVYHGNALPTHFGALRNTFNYKRVELSFNITYRLGYYFRRNSVSYSGLYSNYYGHGDYYHRWQKPGDESFTNVPAMLYPANSLADQYYRYSETLVEKGDHIRLQDLVISYDFTARQLRNVGVKSLKLFLLANNLGILWKSTKVDYIDPDYPNSKPIRSFSFGLNCTL, from the coding sequence TTATACACCACCGGTCCAAAGAATAGGCAAAAGGTCAAAAGAGTGTTACTGCTGTTTCTTTTGGCCTCGGGACTGCATTACCCATACGAGGTCAGTGCACAGTCCATTAACCTGTCCCTGAAGAAGGCACCTTTGTCCAAAGCTATCGAGAGCATCAAGAAACAGACGAATTATGACTTTGCGTATAATGATAGGCTCCTTCGGGATAAAAAGCCCGTGACCGCTGAATTCAATAATGTGCCGTTTGAAAAAGCCTTGCAGCAGCTTCTGTCCGGACAGGACATCATCTATGAAATCATAGACGGTACAATCATACTCAAAGAAAAAAAACAGCCCAAAAAGGCAGCACCAGCGAACCCCGAAAAAACAGATCCAGTCAGGGGCAGAGTTTTTGACGAAAAAGGGCAGCCCCTCGCTGGTGCTACGATCCAAGTTAAAGGCACCAATTTTATCACAACTTCGGACAATTCAGGATCTTTTGAGCTTCCCGACGAATATGCTCAATCTGAATTGCAAATTTCTTACTTAGGCTTTAGTCAAACTGAGGTAGCCGCAAAGGATGCGGATAGGATTGTACTGACAACAAATTCCAACAGAATCGAAGAGGTTTCTGTCGTTGCCAGTGGTTATCAGTCGATCCCAAGGGAGAGGGCCACGGGGTCTTTTTCCAAAGTGGACAATGCGACATTCAATAGGCAGGTATCCACCGATGTGATCAGCAGATTGAAAGGTATCGCTCCTTCGATATTATTTGATGAGCGTTCAGGTTCTCCGAAATTAACGATCAGAGGACAGGCTACAATCTTCGGAAACGACCAGCCACTTATCGTTGTCGACAATTTTCCGTATGAAGGAGACATCAACAATATTAATCCCAACGACATAGAGGATATTGACATTCTGAAAGATGCTGCTGCAGCTTCCATCTGGGGAGTACGTGCCGGCAATGGTGTGATCGTCATAAAAACGAAAAAAGGACGAGCAGACCAGCCCATAAACATTGGGTTTACTGCCAATGTTACTATCGGGCAGAAGCCCGATCTGAACTATATTCCCCAGATCAAACCCACGGACTTCATTGATATTGAGAAAATGCTGTTTGAAAAGGGATTTTATGACGACGTGATCGGAAATACAGCATCCAATAACCCATACTCGCCAGTGGTCAGTATTTTAAATGACCAAAGAAACGGAAAGCTAACAGAACAACAGGCTACAAACCGGATTGACGCGTTGAGGCAATACAATCTGCGGGATGATATGAGCAAATATCTTTACAGACCAGCTCTAAAGCAGCAGTACGCCATAAATCTTAACGGTGGCACAAATAAATATACCTATTATTTTTCAGCAGGTTACGACAAAAACCAAAATTCAGAAAAGGAGAGCGGTTTTAGTCGGGTAAGTTTAAACAGCAATCAGGTCTTTCGCCCTAATGAAAAATTGGAGCTTTCAGCTGCACTTTCCTACAACCAAAATTCTCAATCTATATCTAACGTGGTTTCCATGCTTAGCAATATGGGACAGCAGTTGATGTATCCGTATGCACGACTTGTTGATAACACTGGAGATCCTGCAGTTGTTATCAAAGAATATAGTACCGTGCTGAAGCAAAAAGCACTTTCGGAAGGATTGTTAAACTGGGATTTTGTTCCGCTGGATGAACTGAACTATCAGGATAACAAATCAAAACAATCTGAGATTCGCTTAAATACTGCTATCAAATATTCAATCTTTCCTTCTTTATCTGCGGAGGCAAGATTGCAATATGAGAACCAAATTGGAAATGGACGGAATTACTATGACCAGCAAAGTTATTTTATGCGAAATCTGATCAATCTATATACGTCTATTGATAATGGTGCAGTACAGAGAAATATACCATTAGGAGGTATGTTGGACAACAGTCATTCTCAATTAAATTCAATAAACGGTAGATTTCAAATCAATTTTGATCAGAAATGGAATAAGCATCAATTGAATGCTATTGCTGGATTTGAAGTTAGAGAGGCAAAAATTACAGGAAATTCAAGCAGAATGTATGGTTTCGATCCAAACGTCGGTTCAAGTACTATGGTAGATTATCTAACTCAATTTTCTCTATATGGAAATGGTGGTCAGGCTTCTATTGCTACTGGTAATGACTACACCGAAACGCTGGACCGAATGCGGTCATATTACGTTAACGGAGCATACAATTACGACCTTCGTTACATCCTGTCGGCTAGCGCACGTATTGACCAGTCAAATTTATTTGGTGTAAATACAAACCAAAAATCCGTTCCTCTTTGGTCGGTCGGTGGAAAGTGGAATGTTGATAAAGAGAAATTTTTTCATTTGGACTGGCTATCTTCTTTGAGCCTAAGATCTACCTTCGGCTATAGTGGTAATCTGGATCGAAGTATTACGGCGTACACAACTGCTAAACTTTCTAGCAATAGCATCAATCAGATGCCAGCAGCCTATTTACTTAATCCTCCCAATAGAAATCTAAGGTGGGAAAAGAACAGAATGTGGAATATGGGAGTGGACTTTGCAACAAAAAACAATCGCATATCTGGCAGCGTAGAATATTTCAACAGGAAAGGTACTGATCTCATCGGTAATGGACCATTAGATCCGACAACCGGATTTATCTCCTTTAGGGGTAATCTTGCAGATATGAAAGGGAAAGGTGTAGATATAGAAATCAATTCTACGAATTTACAGTATAAAGATTTTACTTGGAAAACTGTTGCGCTATTTTCTTTAGCCAAGGATAAAGTAATGAAATACCAAAGGTCAACTACCATTGATAATTTTATTACCGATAACAGCATTTACCGAAATGCATCTGCCTATTCACCAGTTGTTGGTAGACCACTGTTTGGAATTTACTCATACCCCTGGGCGGGGTTAGATCCGGAAACTGGTCAGGCAAAAGGGTATCTTGAAAACCAGCCTTCTGCCGAATATACTTTAATAAAGCAATATTTAAGTCAGGACCCTGAGAATAATCTTGTTTATCATGGGAATGCGTTACCCACTCACTTTGGCGCATTAAGAAATACGTTCAATTATAAAAGAGTTGAGCTTTCTTTTAATATAACCTATCGATTGGGCTATTATTTTAGAAGGAATAGTGTCTCTTACTCTGGACTCTATAGCAATTATTATGGTCATGGGGATTATTATCACAGATGGCAAAAGCCTGGAGATGAATCATTCACAAATGTTCCTGCAATGTTGTATCCGGCAAATAGTCTCGCTGACCAATACTATAGATATTCGGAGACATTAGTCGAAAAAGGTGATCATATCCGATTGCAAGATCTTGTAATTTCCTACGATTTTACCGCACGTCAATTAAGAAACGTTGGCGTAAAAAGCTTAAAACTCTTTCTTTTGGCAAACAACCTAGGTATTTTGTGGAAATCAACTAAGGTTGATTATATAGATCCGGATTATCCAAATTCGAAGCCTATACGGAGTTTTTCTTTTGGACTTAATTGCACACTATAA